Proteins encoded together in one Muntiacus reevesi chromosome 22, mMunRee1.1, whole genome shotgun sequence window:
- the C22H4orf36 gene encoding uncharacterized protein C4orf36 homolog — protein sequence MAYGLQRKNGVEKLLRCNCYKVQEPWELALLTKTWYTKLANIKLPFLEEIAFGSCVHLKKCKTIKDGLLPSAESIRCEREYEMKRLNNLRCQENEVKKIQFSLRERPIGLRRPLPPK from the exons ATGGCTTATGGCTTGCAAAGAAAGAATGGAGTAGAAAAGCTTTTGCGCTGCAATTGTTATAAAGT ACAGGAACCCTGGGAACTTGCACTACTCACAAAGACGTGGTACACGAAACTAGCCAACATCAAGTTGCCTTTCTTGGAAGAAATTGCATTTGGTAGCTGTGTACACctcaaaaaatgtaaaaccatTAAGGATGGTCTGCTCCCTTCAGCAGAAT CCATCCGATGTGAAAGGGAGTATGAAATGAAGCGCTTGAATAACCTAAGATGTCAGGAAAATGAAGTCAAGAAAATTCAGTTTTCCCTAAGGGAAAGACCAATTGGTTTGAGAAGACCTCTTCCACCTAAGTGA